A single region of the Psychrobacter alimentarius genome encodes:
- a CDS encoding TrmH family RNA methyltransferase, whose product MVSNPTELITSDKNTTVKLVKALLTQARQRKKHGQTVIEGVHLIDAALRSDYPFVQILLSESAHAHPEVQQVLTRLPTYTPILTLSDTLYESIRSLGTGIDIMAVIKVPTPNLSTITEDCLILNDVQDSGNVGTLLRTAAAVGISNILCTNATAQTWSPKTLRAGMGAQFALTIYEGLSVQDILDYVQTPLFATSSHTDTVIYQHDLKAPIAWIMGHEGQGVCDELMQCAIPIALPQPNGQESLNVAIAGSLCLYETLRQRHYA is encoded by the coding sequence ATGGTCTCAAATCCCACCGAGCTGATTACCTCAGATAAGAATACGACAGTCAAACTGGTCAAAGCGCTATTGACGCAAGCGCGCCAGCGTAAAAAGCATGGTCAGACAGTTATTGAAGGTGTTCATCTTATTGATGCAGCCCTTCGTAGTGACTATCCATTTGTCCAAATACTATTATCCGAGTCAGCACATGCTCATCCTGAGGTACAGCAAGTATTAACGCGCCTACCAACCTACACACCTATTTTAACGCTCTCAGATACGCTTTATGAAAGTATCCGAAGCCTAGGTACCGGCATCGATATCATGGCCGTCATCAAGGTGCCAACGCCCAACTTATCGACCATAACAGAGGATTGCTTGATCTTGAATGATGTACAGGATAGTGGCAATGTTGGAACGCTACTACGTACAGCAGCAGCGGTTGGCATCTCCAATATTCTGTGTACCAATGCCACCGCTCAAACATGGTCTCCCAAAACCTTGCGTGCAGGTATGGGTGCGCAGTTTGCACTCACCATCTATGAAGGCTTAAGCGTACAGGATATTTTAGATTACGTACAAACACCATTGTTTGCCACCAGCTCTCATACCGATACGGTCATCTATCAGCATGACTTAAAAGCGCCCATTGCTTGGATTATGGGTCATGAAGGCCAAGGGGTTTGTGATGAGCTCATGCAATGCGCCATCCCTATTGCATTGCCTCAGCCAAACGGACAAGAGAGCCTCAACGTCGCAATCGCAGGATCGCTCTGCTTGTATGAGACCTTACGGCAACGACATTACGCCTAG
- a CDS encoding class 1 fructose-bisphosphatase — protein MTTLANYLNDHAANPALNDVITTVTDVGKTISQLLRKGALADILGEAGNQNVQGEDQKKLDVLANDLLLDALAKNAHCAGVASEELDDATPANADGSLLVLFDPLDGSSNIDINMAVGTIFSILPYERQGQLSENGDYLQAGTKQLAAGYLLYGTSTVLALTIADNVVMFSLDPDTGDYVLIEDNVQIAADTSEYAINASNYRYWRAPMQQYIDELIAGETGVRGRDFNTRWVAAMVGDVHRILCRGGLFTYPFDTKYANKAGKLRLMYEANPMSLLIERAGGGATDAVNRILDIEPNNIHQRVPVVLGSKNEVNYVKDLHVNYTEK, from the coding sequence ATGACAACCTTAGCAAACTATCTCAACGATCACGCAGCCAATCCTGCCCTTAATGATGTGATTACGACCGTCACTGACGTGGGTAAAACCATCTCACAGTTACTAAGAAAAGGGGCTTTAGCGGATATTTTAGGGGAAGCGGGTAATCAGAACGTTCAAGGCGAAGATCAGAAAAAACTGGACGTATTGGCTAATGACTTGTTACTAGATGCTTTGGCAAAAAATGCGCATTGTGCTGGCGTTGCTTCAGAAGAATTGGACGATGCAACTCCTGCCAACGCTGATGGTAGTTTACTGGTATTGTTTGACCCATTAGACGGCTCATCAAATATTGATATCAATATGGCCGTTGGAACGATTTTTTCGATTCTACCGTATGAACGTCAAGGCCAACTGAGCGAAAACGGTGATTACTTACAGGCAGGTACCAAGCAGCTTGCAGCAGGATATTTATTATATGGTACCTCTACCGTATTGGCACTAACGATAGCGGATAATGTTGTCATGTTCAGCTTAGATCCAGATACAGGTGACTATGTACTGATAGAGGACAATGTGCAAATCGCAGCAGATACCAGCGAATATGCAATCAATGCCTCAAATTACCGCTATTGGCGTGCGCCTATGCAGCAGTATATTGATGAGCTAATCGCAGGCGAGACAGGTGTGCGCGGTCGCGATTTTAACACACGCTGGGTGGCTGCTATGGTTGGTGACGTTCATCGTATTTTGTGCCGCGGTGGTCTGTTCACTTATCCGTTTGACACCAAATATGCCAATAAAGCCGGTAAATTGCGTTTGATGTATGAAGCCAATCCAATGAGCTTACTGATTGAACGTGCTGGCGGCGGTGCCACTGACGCGGTCAATCGTATTCTAGATATCGAACCTAACAATATTCATCAACGCGTACCTGTGGTGCTTGGTAGTAAGAATGAAGTCAATTACGTCAAAGACTTACATGTGAATTATACTGAAAAATAA
- a CDS encoding aspartate carbamoyltransferase catalytic subunit, whose protein sequence is MSNSPDSNSTHAVLSTDYATLDSNAIHQKLNTSLSRPQLNTDGSIRHFLGVEGLNKAQLQAIIAKAETFFDDKGQLINRPELEGYTVMNLFFEPSTRTRTTFEVAEKRLGANVLNIDIERSSTKKGESLRDTLWNLQAMTADIFVVRHSASGAAHFMATEVTPDIAIINGGDGWHAHPTQGMLDMLTIHREAPRPFEELSVAIVGDIKHSRVARSDISALQTLGVKDIRVCAPLTLLPKGIERYGVNVYENMNECVTDCDVIMGLRIQNERIGSPLLASSSEYYKHYGITPERVALAKPDALVMHPGPMNRGVEIASSVADGAQSVILKQVNNGIAIRMAVLSLAMEGQRAHQAGNR, encoded by the coding sequence ATGTCAAATTCTCCCGATAGCAATTCAACACATGCGGTCTTGTCGACTGATTATGCCACACTCGATTCCAATGCCATTCATCAAAAACTCAATACTTCACTGAGTCGTCCACAGCTAAATACGGATGGTAGTATTCGCCATTTTTTGGGTGTTGAAGGTCTGAATAAGGCACAGTTGCAAGCCATTATTGCCAAAGCAGAAACGTTTTTTGATGATAAAGGGCAATTGATCAACCGTCCTGAGCTTGAAGGTTATACGGTGATGAATTTGTTTTTTGAGCCATCGACTCGTACCCGTACCACCTTTGAGGTCGCTGAAAAACGTCTGGGCGCCAATGTATTAAACATCGATATCGAACGCTCCAGTACCAAAAAAGGGGAGAGCCTACGCGATACGCTATGGAATTTGCAAGCGATGACGGCAGATATTTTCGTGGTACGGCATTCGGCATCTGGCGCCGCACATTTTATGGCCACAGAAGTGACACCTGATATTGCCATTATCAATGGTGGTGATGGCTGGCATGCCCATCCCACCCAAGGTATGCTCGATATGCTGACCATTCACCGAGAAGCGCCGCGCCCGTTTGAAGAGCTGTCAGTGGCTATCGTTGGTGATATCAAGCATTCACGAGTAGCACGCTCTGATATCAGTGCCTTACAGACTCTGGGTGTTAAGGATATTCGTGTCTGTGCGCCGCTTACGTTATTGCCTAAAGGAATTGAGCGTTATGGGGTAAACGTTTATGAAAATATGAATGAGTGCGTGACGGACTGCGATGTCATCATGGGATTGAGAATTCAAAATGAGCGTATTGGTTCGCCGTTATTAGCGTCGTCGAGTGAGTATTATAAACACTATGGTATTACGCCTGAGCGCGTGGCACTTGCCAAACCTGATGCGTTGGTCATGCATCCTGGGCCGATGAATCGCGGCGTTGAGATTGCATCGAGCGTGGCTGATGGTGCGCAGTCGGTGATCTTAAAGCAAGTGAATAACGGCATTGCGATTCGTATGGCCGTGTTATCACTAGCGATGGAAGGTCAACGCGCGCATCAGGCTGGCAACCGTTAA
- a CDS encoding dihydroorotase, with translation MKNALPSVVTDKLASIGTEREMWLLPPLVDLCARLREPGQQQHGTLESEGRAARGNGFLHVVIPPDTNPILENGSLLKGLRERALDDGGIYLHILGALTAGLEGEQPSNIAGLKKGGCIAVSNARRPFRNDLVLLRTLEYAATFGMKVFFYPDEPSLSGDGVAHEGYIASYHGLQGIPWIAETVALSTQLLMVEETGIAAHFSQLSCKSSIELMRWAKDKGLPVTCDVAMHQLYLTDDNLEGFNAQAYVLPPLRSNTDQQAIRRGLKDGTIDAICSHHEPLNSTAKKAPFAESTPGISNFDTFMALACQLVHDEVLTLEQLVDKICLNPAKIAGISEQYEKIGGAVLVDPNIEWQVTAQSMLSSGKNTPFFNQQLQGRVVETFFG, from the coding sequence ATTAAGAACGCTCTGCCAAGTGTTGTCACAGACAAACTGGCTTCAATCGGAACTGAGCGTGAAATGTGGTTACTACCTCCATTGGTTGATTTGTGCGCGCGCTTACGTGAACCGGGTCAACAGCAACACGGTACGCTGGAATCAGAAGGGCGCGCGGCTCGTGGCAATGGCTTTTTGCATGTGGTGATTCCACCTGACACCAATCCTATCCTAGAAAATGGGTCTTTGTTAAAAGGTTTGCGTGAGCGTGCGCTAGATGATGGTGGCATTTACTTACATATTTTGGGTGCATTGACCGCTGGGTTAGAAGGCGAGCAACCTTCCAATATTGCAGGCTTAAAAAAAGGTGGCTGTATCGCTGTCTCTAACGCGCGCAGACCGTTCCGTAATGATTTGGTGTTGTTACGTACTCTAGAATATGCAGCGACGTTTGGCATGAAAGTCTTCTTTTATCCAGATGAGCCAAGCTTGTCGGGAGATGGGGTTGCGCATGAGGGTTATATTGCGTCTTATCATGGGTTACAGGGTATTCCATGGATTGCTGAAACGGTGGCGTTGTCTACCCAGTTATTGATGGTTGAAGAGACAGGAATTGCGGCGCATTTTAGTCAATTGTCGTGCAAATCCTCCATCGAGCTGATGCGCTGGGCAAAAGACAAAGGTCTGCCCGTGACGTGTGATGTGGCCATGCATCAACTCTATTTGACCGATGACAATTTAGAAGGGTTTAACGCACAAGCCTATGTGTTACCACCACTACGCAGTAATACTGACCAACAAGCCATTCGACGGGGTCTAAAAGATGGCACGATTGATGCCATTTGTAGTCATCACGAACCACTAAATAGCACAGCTAAAAAAGCGCCGTTTGCTGAGAGTACACCTGGTATCTCAAACTTTGATACGTTTATGGCGCTGGCTTGTCAGCTGGTGCATGATGAAGTCCTTACGTTAGAGCAACTGGTAGATAAAATTTGTTTGAATCCTGCTAAAATTGCTGGGATCAGTGAGCAGTACGAGAAAATTGGTGGGGCTGTATTGGTTGATCCTAATATAGAATGGCAAGTGACGGCACAATCCATGCTATCAAGCGGCAAAAACACGCCATTTTTTAACCAACAACTACAAGGCCGTGTTGTGGAGACTTTCTTTGGCTAA
- a CDS encoding DUF2127 domain-containing protein: MANLPRQDDNLLPSSKDYEPNLCDQQENPRSTSSESIKAVAIYEVVKGVGALLGAMALWSWHTNLDHWLTMIADFWQRRFGQLLASQVDSAVQVAQQASKNWPVFLLLIVAYASLRFVEAYGLWQDRTWAYWFGVLGYGIFIPIELYYLLANPFDWFNFTILVLNVLIVIVVYRNMKRKGLI, from the coding sequence TTGGCTAATTTGCCCCGACAAGATGACAATCTGCTGCCATCCTCGAAGGATTATGAGCCGAATTTATGTGACCAGCAAGAAAACCCGCGTAGCACTTCTAGTGAGTCCATCAAAGCGGTGGCAATCTATGAGGTGGTTAAAGGGGTAGGCGCACTGCTAGGGGCAATGGCGTTATGGTCGTGGCATACCAACCTTGATCACTGGTTGACAATGATTGCGGATTTTTGGCAGCGAAGATTTGGTCAGCTATTGGCATCTCAAGTGGACAGTGCGGTACAAGTCGCTCAACAAGCCAGCAAAAACTGGCCAGTATTTTTACTATTGATTGTGGCTTATGCCAGTTTACGCTTCGTTGAGGCTTATGGGCTGTGGCAGGATAGAACATGGGCGTATTGGTTTGGTGTGCTTGGCTACGGTATATTTATCCCTATTGAGCTTTACTATCTGCTAGCCAATCCGTTTGATTGGTTTAACTTTACCATCTTGGTCTTAAATGTTTTGATCGTTATTGTGGTATATCGTAATATGAAGCGAAAGGGTTTGATATAG
- a CDS encoding cation:proton antiporter: MATANSLTILEISAIFLSITASLSYINHRFIGLPTTIGVMAISILLSIGAIFLGFLGFDQLIDYEVSLLEQLDFTEVLLDGMLSMLLFAGALHVNIGDLKRYKLPIGILAGLGTIVSALLIAIAIYFMLPLFGFGLPFIWCLLFGALISPTDPIAVMGILASAGAPKSVETVISGESLFNDGIGVVIFVLLLGILASGDIPTVNYVAHTLAVEAGGGILFGLVLGAILYYLLKSIDSYQEEVLLTLAGVIGGYALASHWHLSGPLAMVMVGLMVGNRGRALAMSDKTRHYIDLFWELVDEILNAILFVLIGLEVVMIVYSSNLFIASALTIIIALVARFIVVGMTTKTFHRQLDLPTGAWKVLTWGGLRGGISVALVLQLPMGDERDILLALTYAVVIFSILVQGLSVGRVAKSIRPDDKKASV; this comes from the coding sequence ATGGCCACTGCAAACAGCCTCACTATTCTTGAAATCAGCGCCATATTTTTATCGATTACTGCTTCACTGTCTTATATCAATCATCGCTTTATTGGCCTACCGACCACGATTGGTGTCATGGCTATTTCCATCTTGTTATCTATCGGAGCGATATTTTTAGGCTTTTTGGGGTTTGATCAGCTCATTGATTATGAGGTCAGTCTATTAGAGCAGCTTGATTTTACCGAAGTATTATTAGATGGCATGCTCTCCATGCTGTTATTTGCAGGCGCTTTACATGTCAACATTGGTGATTTAAAACGTTATAAGCTGCCGATTGGCATTCTTGCAGGGCTTGGCACCATCGTATCGGCTTTGCTCATTGCCATTGCTATTTATTTTATGTTGCCCCTATTTGGGTTTGGTCTACCTTTTATTTGGTGTTTACTGTTTGGGGCTCTGATATCGCCCACCGATCCTATTGCGGTCATGGGTATTCTTGCTTCAGCTGGCGCACCAAAAAGCGTTGAAACTGTTATTTCTGGCGAATCATTGTTTAACGATGGTATTGGCGTGGTCATTTTTGTGTTATTGCTTGGCATCTTAGCCAGTGGCGACATCCCAACGGTCAATTATGTAGCACATACATTAGCAGTTGAAGCTGGTGGTGGTATTCTTTTTGGCTTGGTACTTGGGGCAATCTTGTATTACTTATTAAAGAGCATTGACAGTTATCAAGAAGAGGTATTGCTCACCCTAGCGGGCGTCATCGGTGGGTATGCATTGGCCAGTCATTGGCATTTATCAGGCCCACTCGCTATGGTTATGGTCGGTCTCATGGTTGGCAATCGTGGGCGGGCGCTTGCGATGAGTGATAAGACGCGGCATTACATCGATTTGTTTTGGGAATTGGTTGATGAGATTTTAAACGCTATCTTGTTTGTTCTCATTGGTCTAGAAGTGGTGATGATTGTATATTCAAGCAATTTATTTATCGCAAGCGCATTGACCATCATCATTGCCTTGGTGGCACGTTTCATTGTCGTGGGAATGACCACCAAAACCTTTCATCGTCAACTGGATTTGCCAACTGGGGCTTGGAAGGTATTGACATGGGGCGGACTGCGTGGCGGTATCTCAGTCGCTTTAGTATTGCAGTTACCGATGGGCGATGAGCGCGATATTTTATTGGCACTTACTTACGCCGTCGTCATATTCTCTATTTTGGTACAAGGATTGAGTGTTGGCCGAGTGGCAAAAAGTATTCGTCCTGATGACAAAAAAGCCAGCGTATAA
- a CDS encoding DUF2254 domain-containing protein has product MTVNKDETKSLWMRFFDRVQNIPKSFIQLWSLQTLTDLPDRLRNLWQQLIGSYWFIPTACVLAGLLLAPLLLTIDQYFDREAVRKITFAFTGNDDAARAIMTSIAGAVLGVAGTTFSITIAVLSMASSQFGPRLLRNFLTDTPNQFVLGAFIGTFSYSLLVLKSIHKYDVDFGVPQLAVTFAIIMAIICALLLVYFVQHMVHAIQASHVIQGASNEAIKNIHYWYSDRCEIQHQRDIEHQDLQTFHTWSSTPIYPSSSGYVQQIYLESLITLTQEYGGVVQIQVNTGDYVTNQNVIGYFYQRPADHASNQKITDLPHLAVLPRAPDGEFWQRFAGCIRLEQRLSHSNDISYSLSQMTEIAVRALSPGINDPKTAVNCVQSLTSCLSIMMRRQPPTSYHFHVPTQENETSETIDQAQRLSILAVVTYIPTILDFINISLGEIRRYAATDLMVLKALCQAMVNLNYSCVNHAQQQTLLHELELIKRAGEENLSYQELVDDLMEMCQQAEQFILDEDAQHKHFHYTSEFAAHIRQSLQTQSS; this is encoded by the coding sequence ATGACAGTAAATAAAGACGAGACAAAAAGCTTGTGGATGCGATTTTTTGATAGGGTTCAAAATATACCCAAGTCGTTCATTCAGCTATGGTCGCTCCAGACATTGACTGATTTACCGGATCGACTCAGAAATTTGTGGCAGCAACTTATCGGCTCTTACTGGTTTATTCCAACGGCCTGCGTACTTGCAGGACTGTTACTTGCACCTTTATTATTGACGATTGATCAATATTTTGATCGGGAAGCGGTGAGAAAGATTACGTTTGCGTTTACCGGTAATGATGATGCTGCACGCGCTATCATGACGTCGATTGCAGGAGCCGTTTTAGGCGTAGCAGGAACCACGTTTTCTATTACCATTGCTGTACTATCCATGGCCTCTTCTCAGTTTGGTCCACGGTTATTGCGCAATTTTTTGACAGATACGCCAAACCAGTTTGTATTGGGTGCCTTTATTGGCACCTTTAGTTATAGCTTGCTCGTACTAAAGTCTATTCATAAGTACGACGTCGACTTTGGTGTCCCGCAATTAGCAGTGACTTTTGCCATTATCATGGCTATTATTTGTGCGCTTTTACTGGTCTACTTTGTCCAACATATGGTTCACGCCATTCAAGCATCACATGTCATTCAAGGTGCTAGTAATGAAGCCATTAAAAATATTCACTATTGGTATAGCGATCGTTGCGAGATTCAACATCAGCGTGATATTGAACATCAAGACCTTCAGACGTTTCATACATGGTCTTCGACACCCATTTACCCATCAAGCTCAGGTTATGTTCAACAAATCTATCTTGAGTCTTTAATCACCTTGACTCAAGAGTATGGTGGCGTGGTACAAATACAAGTCAATACGGGTGACTATGTTACCAACCAAAACGTTATTGGGTATTTTTACCAACGACCAGCCGATCATGCCAGCAACCAGAAAATCACAGACTTACCTCATTTGGCTGTTTTGCCGCGCGCACCTGATGGCGAATTTTGGCAGCGGTTTGCAGGCTGTATACGACTCGAACAACGATTGTCACATTCTAATGATATCTCTTATAGCTTAAGTCAAATGACTGAGATTGCTGTGCGAGCCTTGTCTCCTGGTATAAACGATCCAAAGACGGCCGTCAACTGTGTACAGTCTTTGACAAGTTGCTTGAGTATTATGATGCGCCGTCAGCCACCCACTTCTTATCACTTTCATGTTCCAACGCAAGAAAACGAAACGTCAGAGACCATAGACCAAGCACAACGCCTTTCCATATTGGCGGTGGTGACTTATATACCTACGATCTTGGACTTTATCAATATATCGCTTGGTGAGATACGTCGTTATGCGGCAACGGATCTGATGGTATTAAAAGCCTTGTGTCAGGCAATGGTCAATCTAAATTATTCTTGCGTCAATCATGCCCAGCAACAAACGCTCCTGCATGAGCTCGAGTTGATTAAACGGGCAGGAGAAGAAAATTTAAGCTATCAAGAATTGGTGGATGATTTGATGGAGATGTGCCAACAAGCAGAGCAATTCATTCTTGATGAGGACGCCCAACACAAGCACTTCCATTATACCAGCGAGTTTGCCGCTCACATTCGTCAGTCGCTACAAACACAATCAAGCTAA
- a CDS encoding YihY family inner membrane protein: protein MENLTKKLPFLNQRWFQFLRFLTRHFFEDNCQQKAASLTYTTMLSIVPILTVLLMILSSVPALSSVRAQIYEVIYSNLLPRSSMQVSEYINSFAEKSSNLTIIGALILFLTTILTLTTIERAFNQIWRVENRSGGIKSMMRYWTIVTMGPLVLGTAFIASSTVQSLSFLNRQIAGYGIDWSFWVQAVSIGITLAGFIGMYWFIPKARVPAKNAAIAGIFVAIVFELMKYLFGTVMANFTSYEAIYGAFAALPIFLLWIFLSWNLILLGVEISYTLTIFETEEVYPRHPLLSLLDMLNLVYTHHLKGEAVSEQALRNVLGRKELPKWYTYINYLQDSNLITMTEDDDYVLKRDLSKMTLWDFYRTLPYPLPIKDEFDEMTTEDQKPWLSLLVARFENTESYAKQQLNLPLSTIFADSEPRKKADSDEENALKGHKNNLFRKTNNKIPPVSSASKSPSNLEKSPHFDPATYDKESDVEYDEHNNEILIPMDANEVHDTHHSETDTTRRDVHKRSIITEADNPQPYQPNKKA from the coding sequence ATGGAAAACTTAACAAAAAAACTCCCGTTTTTGAATCAACGCTGGTTTCAATTCTTGCGATTTTTAACGCGGCATTTTTTTGAGGACAATTGCCAGCAAAAGGCGGCATCGCTGACGTACACTACAATGTTATCCATTGTGCCTATACTGACGGTACTGTTGATGATTTTATCTTCTGTGCCTGCGCTATCCTCGGTCAGAGCACAAATCTATGAGGTTATTTATAGCAACTTGCTACCACGGTCGAGCATGCAGGTCAGCGAGTATATCAATAGCTTCGCTGAAAAATCGTCCAATCTGACCATTATCGGTGCCCTCATTTTATTTCTAACGACCATCTTGACGCTAACGACCATCGAGCGCGCATTTAATCAAATATGGCGAGTGGAAAATCGATCTGGCGGTATCAAAAGCATGATGCGGTATTGGACCATCGTGACTATGGGGCCCTTAGTGTTAGGCACAGCCTTTATTGCTTCAAGTACGGTACAGAGCTTAAGTTTTCTAAACCGACAGATCGCAGGTTATGGTATCGATTGGTCTTTTTGGGTACAAGCCGTATCGATAGGTATTACGTTGGCGGGCTTCATTGGAATGTATTGGTTCATTCCTAAAGCGCGTGTACCTGCAAAAAACGCCGCTATTGCAGGTATATTTGTGGCCATTGTATTTGAGTTGATGAAGTACCTTTTCGGTACTGTAATGGCCAACTTTACCAGTTATGAAGCGATTTATGGCGCTTTTGCTGCCCTACCCATCTTTTTATTATGGATCTTTTTATCATGGAACCTGATTTTATTGGGTGTTGAGATCAGTTATACCTTGACGATCTTTGAGACCGAAGAGGTGTATCCTCGTCACCCGTTACTCAGTTTGCTTGACATGCTCAACTTGGTATATACGCACCATCTAAAAGGTGAGGCTGTCAGCGAACAGGCGCTGCGTAATGTATTGGGACGTAAGGAGCTGCCAAAATGGTATACCTATATCAACTATCTACAAGACAGTAATCTCATTACCATGACCGAAGATGATGATTATGTGCTCAAAAGAGACTTGAGCAAAATGACATTGTGGGATTTTTATCGTACGTTACCCTACCCTTTGCCGATCAAAGATGAATTCGATGAGATGACAACAGAAGATCAAAAACCTTGGCTAAGCCTTTTGGTCGCGCGTTTTGAGAATACTGAATCTTATGCTAAACAACAATTAAACCTGCCTCTGAGTACTATTTTTGCCGACAGTGAACCGCGTAAAAAAGCCGACTCCGATGAAGAAAACGCGCTCAAAGGTCATAAAAATAATTTGTTTAGAAAGACCAATAACAAGATACCACCAGTCAGTTCTGCCTCGAAGTCCCCTTCAAATCTCGAAAAGTCGCCACACTTTGATCCTGCGACTTATGATAAAGAAAGCGATGTCGAGTATGACGAGCATAATAATGAAATATTGATTCCTATGGACGCCAACGAGGTTCATGACACACACCATTCTGAGACAGATACTACCAGACGCGATGTTCACAAACGTTCTATCATTACTGAAGCGGATAACCCCCAGCCTTATCAGCCAAATAAAAAAGCCTGA